DNA sequence from the Euwallacea fornicatus isolate EFF26 chromosome 2, ASM4011564v1, whole genome shotgun sequence genome:
ttataaaatctttattgtttattttgaagtGAAGGAAAAATCGTATTGAAAATGACAGATCACAGCGTGATATGAAGGCAAATAAATTGACCTGCAAAGACAGAAAGTAGGACATTTGGCAACATCGAAACTTGGAAGATTAAGTTAACCAGTGTTACGCTTAATTCACGACTTAGTCTCACACATCCTAGGAGTTTCTTGTAGATAGGTATTACcgcaaaacataattttaaactgcTTTAATTATATTCGAATCACACATTACGTAATAACAACGATCTTCCAATGTCaatacgaatatttttaaggTTATAATGAAGTAAATAACATGCTTCTCGGAGAAAAACTCCTTTATCATTATGTCTCTCCCCGAGTCATGTAACTTGAGTACCCGAGGCAAGAACAGATGTATGAACGGGCATTCCTATATTACACCTATTGAGGTTCTTATCTGGTTTTTGTCTCGACGCTTTCGTCCCTCGCTTACCTGCGGTGACTCACTGATCTACATATCTTCAGACCTATctctttttaaaatagaacatCCCCTTTAAGCGGCGCTAAAGCACTTCGGAGTGGAATATCTGGAATCCGGATATTACCGGTTCTGGGAATCGTCACCTTGTTTTGCTGTTGGCCGAGGAATGTTCTTACCGGATATAACCAGTTTTTGCGAGCGtctatgtttttttatagaaagtTGAGATACAGAGTCGGCATGGGAATcgagtgtttttgaaataatcatataatctttagtttttgataaataatttgtcatttattATAACAGCATGGTCAAAAACGTAGCATTTTATAatcatgaaaataaaattacattttgcaTGTTTCCGAGCGAAAGCGAAGTGGACTTCCCTATATCGCTCGCCTCACCCTTTCAATATATACTCTGGAGTACGCGCAGTACATTAAGGGCCGGGAGGCCTGTTTTTCATTATTGAACCTCCTGTTTATAAATTGTTAACCCAACGTAAGATTGGGTCACGCGTGAGAACAGaatcattttgaataatatcgCTCCGTAGATGTCGtacccttcataaaaaaaaaatcatgactCTTTAAATTTCGGCACCGATTTGTAATTTTCGCGACTTCTTCCTTTATCTGTATTCGATTTAATCCCATGGAGGAGGGCACGTAATGTTGTCCATGCCCAGTTCTGCACCGAACCAAATTGGCGGCCAATATATAAAACGctctttttattcaaatcgctGATTTTTAACGTTCAAACCCTTTTACCAGTTCATCAATACTTGAAGCTGCCTCTGAATATTACTCACTAATTTAATCTCATGTATCACGCGCAACcttgtgaaataaaaattttcatgctTACATAAGTTTAAAACAGTTTATTCAAGTTTAgagcaattattaaaaatcatgCTTGAATTAATCTGAATTCTGcgattgattaataaatttattaactgtCTCAACGACTTCATAGGCAATGGATTCTACATTACATTCCACCATTCTCTCATTTCGGGTTCTAGTTCCATTTTCCACGGCCTCGGTCATTCTTCGGACAAATATCTTGTCAAATTATCtcccttaattttaaaaattactttcttaATGGCGATGAAAATTGTGCGAATCACCAAcacttttaatttcaattggaTTCATTGTGTACCTACCCGACTTCTAGAGGCTCCAAACGCTTTAAATACCCTCTCtgcattttgataatttttctagtgcaatttttctttctaagTTGTGCCAAAAGAAAATCGAGACACTGCGTATTTTGGATTGACCGAAAgacgaaaaatttattagaatgGTCCGGACCAACCTCTCACGTATACCCAGATAGTTACGTATACCCAATGACTGTAAGGAATGATTATTAATGAcggaaaattttatgataatttattcaattttattacaagatctaattataatttattgtcaCTAATTATatgtaaaacaattaatatcaCAGAAATCAAacataaattgtttaaattataagTACTTGCAGATGCTAAGGTATAGTTGGAGTTTTGGGCTACCCATGAAGCTAATTCTCCCACGTTGGTGTAAACTCCTGGGTACGATTTCCTGGCACAACCCATACCGAAACTTACTATTCCTATAAGTTTATTGTTTTGCACCAACGGGCCTCCACTATCACCCTGTAATAACAAAACCTAAATTGATCAAATAAAGtgggtaaaaaaattaagacaaaaTTAGGaggtaattaataattattttaacgttaaaaaccaaaaatcaaaacttttgcaataaaatcgttcttgcaaatttgaattatatgaaaaataaatgaactaaataataaaaaaatgaataaataaataaataaataaatagttaaaACAGTTTCGAAAAacataattgttaaaatttcccAAGACGCGGACAAGCCAGAACTGCTCATTAACTTGTATAATATTCGAGAACCCATCATGCCAACCATGAAATTGGAGCATAGTGTTgacgtaaaataaaattcgtaCGTACCTGACATGAATCCTTTCCTCCCTCAGGAAAACCCGCACAAAGCATATTCTTTGTTATTAGAATAAGGCCTTTATAGTAGCTCTGACATACAGAAGGGATGACTAAAGGTATAGCAACTTTTCTCAATAATGGTGAAACGGTTCCATTTTcctgaaaagaaaaacttaacTATCCGGGTTACTAATTTTAACGGCATCGAATAAGCAACAATTGTTTCGAAAGTTGCGGAATTTTTACAGGATGTTTGGTTGATCGATTCTCGACATATGAATGAAGTTATGTTTTCTAACTTCATTTATATATCGAACTCGCTTATTATCCCTGTACGTTGGCCATGGAAAGGAAAAACGATCGATTTCCATAGCGTCGctcgattttaaataaattgaaacagCATATACCTCTTTTGCATCTCTTACAACTATTGAGAGAAGTTGACCACCACTACGGGTGGTCCTGCAGATCATCTCTCGTGCGACATCGTCCCATGTACGAGAGCACCTTGATTATGATTACTATATTAGGTAAGAGGAGGTAATGCTATAAGTAAAATATTATACTGGCCACATTCACGAGAAATACGTACATTTTCAAATCCCCAACCGCTTACAGTGGCCAAGCTTCCCCATTGATATCTATAGGTCTCGGACAATCTGATTAAGGCTACTGTCGGGGACAATTGTATATGTGACTCAagctagaaaaaaataataactcaACTTGCAATATTTGTAGGGAGCACATGCAGAACAGCCCAGTTTATTCGGTCCCAACAGAcgacaaaaatatataggcCACATTTGCCTATGCTGGTATTACAAGCCTATGTGAAGACAGCAATATTAATCGTCATCACAATCAAATAGATACAGTTTCAGAAGAAATGTTACAGAATTTTCCGCAAACTAGTTGTTTAGATACAAagtaattgaaatattaaaaatgaattttaaaactacagTTCCCCAAAAATGGCTCaaccaattttaaaacatgcaGGAATAGGCGTAAGGAACGTACGCGTGCGCATGCACGCAGAAAAATAAGACGGATTACCTACTTCCAGTTGCTCAGTCAACATCAAGAAACGTGGGaacttacttatttttttacatgtttgATAATGCCCACTTCAGATGTGGAtgaaacgttaataaaaagacaataatacattttttttaaatttatttgttgataATTTGAATTAGATGGGAGCCAAGGAAAATTGTTAATGCAGCTCACACGTTTGGCCATCACTGCGACGAAACGTACTACTGACTTAccattaataaagaaatatcatAGTCCAAACTgtctttattatatttttcatggacCAGAACCCACTGAATTCCTACAGATGACCCCTTTGTTGAATTACTTCCATAGTTCGCAGTATAAGGAGGTGATAAGTCACTAAATTATTAGTTAAATAAGCcataaaagagattttatagTGGCATATTAAGTACCTTGTACCGAAGCAATGAGCGGCGCTTACTATTGTATTGGTGGTAATGAGAGCGCCACCACAAAAGTGCATTTTATTAAACTGAATCGAAACTTGATAAGGTCGATATTTTATGTCTACTATGTCTCCGCCTACGATTTTGGTATCGATCAGTACACCTGGGTTGTAAC
Encoded proteins:
- the LOC136345196 gene encoding trypsin 3A1-like; protein product: MFVIVLYFSIVTLNGCSGYNPGVLIDTKIVGGDIVDIKYRPYQVSIQFNKMHFCGGALITTNTIVSAAHCFGTSDLSPPYTANYGSNSTKGSSVGIQWVLVHEKYNKDSLDYDISLLMLESHIQLSPTVALIRLSETYRYQWGSLATVSGWGFENENGTVSPLLRKVAIPLVIPSVCQSYYKGLILITKNMLCAGFPEGGKDSCQGDSGGPLVQNNKLIGIVSFGMGCARKSYPGVYTNVGELASWVAQNSNYTLASASTYNLNNLCLISVILIVLHIISDNKL